A region of the Culex quinquefasciatus strain JHB chromosome 1, VPISU_Cqui_1.0_pri_paternal, whole genome shotgun sequence genome:
CGCCGTAGCTGGCGTCTTTGAGTTACCACCGCCCAACTCCGGTGTTTTACCgctgtacatgaaaatttacatggggctttaggaccctattgtctAACTTTTCTGTGTgcttgaaaccgccttgagtcagaaatatttaaaaaaaaaaaaatgtttattgtgaattttatttttatttcactgaGTTTCATTAGACCTTTTGAAATCTGCaactgttcttttttttttcttttccaaaCCCCCTAATAAAAACTTACCACGATTTGCAGTACATTGCTGAAAATATCCGCCAGCGGGCTGTGCTGACTGTTTTCCAATATTTGCCTTAATGGGCTCTTTTCCACACAGCACAAGCGGCAAATTTGATCGAAATTCATAACTTTTTACTTGTTTCTTTAACTTATGCAAACTCTTTTTGTCGAACCGATTCCTTCGTGCACGGTTAGTGGTGAGCACCCGAAAGATTTCAGAAGTGCACGCCAGTGTGAAAGTACTCTAAATTGAGTTTAAATACTTGTTTACGTGTTTGACATGGCTTGAAAAGTCAACACAGTTTTCACACAATTTGAcgccaaacaaacatttttccaaagttttgattaaaattcaaattgcaaAATGCTACGCCGCAAGTTAAACGTTAGCTGCATCGTCGAGGGTTGCAATTCCAGAGCGTACTCCGACCAGCCGGTGTTTGCCTTCCCGCGTGTCCCCGAAACGGCCAAGGCCTGGCGGCGGGCGATCGGAATTCATCCGGAGGCGGAAATCCTCCCGGACGAGGGCGTCTGCAGTTTGCACTTTGCCGCAAATTTCGTAAAGAAGGACAAGGAGGATCCGCGTATCGTGTGGCTGATTCCGGGGGCCGTTCCGGATTTGGGCGGTGGTGGTAACTCGGAGACGCCGGCGACCCCATATCATTGTCGGATGTGTGGTTCGGCGCAGGAGACAAGGCTCGACAACGCGGTCAGTGTAATGCGCCGGGACAAGCACATGCTGCCGGTGTTGGACATTTGCTTGGATCTGAACAGCGAAATCCACTCGCTGCTTCCGGACGGAGTCTGCGAATCGTGCGCTTCGACGGTTCGCTACATTACCCAATTTGCCGAAAGTTGCTGGAAGGCACAGTGCAGTTTGGCCGAGAGTTATGCTCCGGGCAGGGACTTCAAGGTTGAACCCTGGAAGAGACTTGCTTTCTGTGAGGACGAGCCGCCGGAAAACGATCCGTTGCAGACGGAGATG
Encoded here:
- the LOC6039924 gene encoding uncharacterized protein LOC6039924 encodes the protein MLRRKLNVSCIVEGCNSRAYSDQPVFAFPRVPETAKAWRRAIGIHPEAEILPDEGVCSLHFAANFVKKDKEDPRIVWLIPGAVPDLGGGGNSETPATPYHCRMCGSAQETRLDNAVSVMRRDKHMLPVLDICLDLNSEIHSLLPDGVCESCASTVRYITQFAESCWKAQCSLAESYAPGRDFKVEPWKRLAFCEDEPPENDPLQTEMKPGVEEEHSESEMIELIPMEEVKQEPQLEMYEPEIPQNTTIEPEEAPLVEPLPYDPPEPSGSKPPRKAREPPAKRPRPSEGFDTNESDLWACDFCNQKFAIKKLLDQHIRTHVRQLAELEKKRQLQLTGQFRCLKCQTMFPTAEELKVHFAAQHQKKIECKLCNVTFNFAGLLDRHNAQMHPELVKTKRKY